The Chiloscyllium punctatum isolate Juve2018m chromosome 45, sChiPun1.3, whole genome shotgun sequence genome has a segment encoding these proteins:
- the lamtor5 gene encoding ragulator complex protein LAMTOR5, producing the protein MRRMESALDMQLRETMKNPAIIGVLCADEQGLNLGCRGSLVDEHAGVVSVLAQQAAKLTTDPTDVPVICLESDSGNIMIQKHGSITIAVHKMTV; encoded by the exons ATGAGGAGAATGGAGTCGGCTTTAGATATGCAGCTTCGAGAGAC AATGAAGAATCCAGCGATTATTGGGGTGCTTTGTGCTGATGAGCAAGGCCTGAATCTTGGCT GTCGTGGGTCACTGGTTGATGAACATGCTGGAGTGGTGTCGGTCCTTGCACAGCAAGCAGCAAAACTGACTACTGACCCAACAGATGTGCCAGTGATTTGCCTGGAGTCAGACAGTGG GAATATCATGATTCAGAAGCATGGGAGCATTACCATTGCTGTACATAAGATGACAGTTTAA